Part of the Novipirellula caenicola genome is shown below.
GATAGAAACTGGCGAGTGGCACTCTCTATTTCGCCACTCGCTAAATAAAGCGTTTCCTTACCTGTGTCATGAATAACAAGAAATGAATCATTCTCTCCGAAACTTTCAGTCGTCCATATCGACAGTCTGACAGATTTTTCTATCGGCATCGCCCCAAGCTGGATCTCTGTTTGGAAGAGTATCGTTTCCTTCTTTCCGTCGTCCCATTCGATCTCAGCTAAGCCGTCCCGGCCAACTTGAAGACGTACATTCGCCGCAGGGAGCTCTCCTGAATTTCGCATGGAAACGGTTGTGTAGCATCGGTACTTACTTAAGGTCGTCGACAATTTCTCAAGCTAACTATGCTCCTCTTTAAGATCTAGCCCACTAGTTTCAGGATAAGAATGAAGTAAACGAATGGGTGGAACGTATACTGGCTGCTGATCAGGAACAGCAAATTCATTTACCTTCGCAACAGCAGTTATTGCCGGGTCTGACTGGCCAAGTAGAGATTGAAAATAAGGACCTATGAAGGCTCCAAATATTATTGCTGCAACTCCGATAAGTACCGAGTACCTATTCAAGTACGGCACCTCCTCGGTTTTGGTGGACGGAATTGCATTCTTGTTGTCACTCACTGAAAGCTCCATGATTTTTGCATATATTAGGATCGGCAGTCGATCGTCTGTTGTAACTGGCTCCAAGGAAGCACGACCATCGTCTCCATACGGCTTCCCTTCAAGAGATTTTACTTCGTGCCGCAGAATTGACGACTTGTCAAAAGAGTTCGCCCTCGTCCAAAAGTAGAATGGATGGTCTTGCAGAAAGCGAGACACCGATGCTTGAACTTGAACAGGTACTCACAACATCCCCCAAGGTGATGCGTTGTACCGCCTAAAGAATACAGAGTTGCTATAGCGTTCGTCCGGCCTTAGCTGCCCTGTTACCGCATGGATGGCATTTTTCTTGCCATCCAGCAGGTAAATTGACGTTAAGGTCGGATATTACAGACGCCCGTGTCCCTATGGTTACCGCAGCGACCCCCGTCGAACGTGCAACTGTTTGCCGACTCAGATCGAAAAATACATGGGAAAGATTTCAGGTCCGCTGATGGATCGGATCGACATTCATATCGAAGTCCCCGCGGTTCCGTTCGATGAACTTTCATCGCCCGCACGTGGTGGATCCACCAGTGCCCAGATGCGAGCGGATGTCGTGAAAGCTCGCGAAGGCCAACTGGCTCGGTTCGGCAACGGTGCGATCCAGTACAACGCACAAATGAGTAGCCGGCAAGTACGACAATTCTGCAAATTGAATTGGCCGTGCCAGCATATGTTGCGGCACAGTGTCGAGGAGATGGGATTATCGGCGCGAGCTCATGACAAGATCCTGCGAGTGGCAAGAACGATCGCCGACGTTGCCGGTGACGAATCGATCGACGAATCGCACCTCGCCGAAGCGATCGGCTACCGCAGCCTAGACCGCGACTTTTGGAGCTAACCCATTGTCGCTCGGCTTTCCAAGCCGATTTGCGTCCGGGCGAGTTCGCCGCAATTTGATTCGCTTCCGCCCGGCTTGCATGGGCGAAGCGAACAACTGGAAGCGTCCCTTTTCCTACCACCTCTCCACCAAGTTCGTAGTCGGCTGATTTAGAATCATTGATTACAGGCCGGAGGCCGACACACACTCTGACGGTGGCGTGAGCCACCGGCTAGCGGAGGTGGGAAAACATAGGCCAGCGGGCGATACACCCTCGGTCACTGCGCCAACCTCCGGTCCATTCGCTTGCCACCAAACCAACTGTCTTCATCGTCGGCAAAGAGGTGACTGCAGTCGCGGACGGAAGGACCATCCATGATTGCTGAACGAATTCAGGAAGAGCCCAGACGCACAGCAGACGGCTCAGTCG
Proteins encoded:
- a CDS encoding ATP-binding protein: MDVKVGYYRRPCPYGYRSDPRRTCNCLPTQIEKYMGKISGPLMDRIDIHIEVPAVPFDELSSPARGGSTSAQMRADVVKAREGQLARFGNGAIQYNAQMSSRQVRQFCKLNWPCQHMLRHSVEEMGLSARAHDKILRVARTIADVAGDESIDESHLAEAIGYRSLDRDFWS